Below is a window of Lacibacter sp. H407 DNA.
AACAGGTACCCCACCTGCAAGTTATTTTTTACAAACGCCGCCTATTGGCACACAGGGATACGAGTGGACATGCGTACCTTTTGCAACAGCTTATGCTGCACGTTCAATTGAACAGTATTACAGAAGCGGAGCATCTTCTTACAGCCTTACCACAAATATTTTCAGTCCTGAATATGTGTACAATCAAACTAAAATTGCATCCGATTGTGGATCAGGTACAGCAATTACTTTAACGCTCGACCTGATGAAGAATAAAGGTGTATTACCATGGTCGGTGATGCCTTACAGCGATGTGAATGGTTGCACCTTGTTACCAACTTCATCGCAAGACCAAACAGCTGCTGCTTACAAAATTGGTGGATACTCTAAAATTATAAATACTGATAAGAACGCAATTAAATTAATGATCGCAGCAAAACATCCTGTTATTGCTTCTCTTACTATAGATAATAATTTCCAGAATGCAGGCCCTGGTTATATATGGAAAACAGCCGGCTTTGGAAATATTGGTCATGCATTAATTATCTGTGGCTATGATGATGCGAAGAATGCATACAAAGTAATGAACTCATGGGGCACTGCCTGGGGTGATGCAGGTTACTCATGGATCGATTACGACTTCTTCACAACCCGTGCAGGTTACTATGTTTATGTAATGAATTATTAATAAGCAATATCTATAACAGTTCTAAATAAAAAGCCGGTTCAAAATAATTGAACCGGCTTTTTATTTCTGTGAAAAGCGCCCCAATCAAGGAGCGCCTTTCTGTTTTTCCCTGTTTATCAACCCTAAGTTTTAATAATTAATAATTATTGTTTCGGTCGCCCGGAAGCAACTTGCCAACTACAGCTTTACCATTTACAGTTAGCCTGTAAACCATTGGTACTTGTTGTGAAACAGGTACCCTGTATGTAACTGTACGTTGAACGTTTGCATCCAC
It encodes the following:
- a CDS encoding Ig-like domain-containing protein; the protein is MTNLKSNFTIAALVAVSLMWTSCKKEVSNQSPEEPITEMNQSRLGGITPDDPILVSKIPMIMSANNSVNGRFSSELISAKGKPTGGGGGSTTDNTPPAVSIMSPANGSTVSGVVTVSVAASDNVGVSSVSFSVNGVVKSTLTASPYNFYWDASTVANGTHTLTATAKDAKGNTGSYTITVAKNTVITQPPTGTPPASYFLQTPPIGTQGYEWTCVPFATAYAARSIEQYYRSGASSYSLTTNIFSPEYVYNQTKIASDCGSGTAITLTLDLMKNKGVLPWSVMPYSDVNGCTLLPTSSQDQTAAAYKIGGYSKIINTDKNAIKLMIAAKHPVIASLTIDNNFQNAGPGYIWKTAGFGNIGHALIICGYDDAKNAYKVMNSWGTAWGDAGYSWIDYDFFTTRAGYYVYVMNY